A section of the Rhizobium sp. Pop5 genome encodes:
- a CDS encoding ABC transporter ATP-binding protein — translation MSIKIEAVSFAAGDTVIVNGVSLTVERGKVLGLLGPNGSGKSSLLRLICRLRKVRSGIIRLGEDDIASLSRVALARRIAFVEQQSTTDTQLTVRDVVQLGRTPHRGLLMPWGEQDDAAVEEALSRVDMRERAGQLWQTLSGGERQRVHIARSLAQSPSELLLDEPTNHLDIQHQLDILSLIARLGITSVVALHDLNLAAMFCDKLVVLRKGEVVASGTPEDVLTEELIGRVFGVRAHVQKSAVHGRHHIQYLMD, via the coding sequence ATGAGCATCAAGATCGAAGCGGTGAGTTTTGCCGCCGGCGACACCGTCATCGTTAACGGCGTCAGCCTCACGGTGGAAAGAGGCAAGGTGCTCGGCCTGCTCGGGCCGAACGGGTCCGGCAAATCGAGTCTCCTGAGGTTGATCTGCCGGCTGCGCAAGGTCCGTAGCGGTATCATCCGTCTCGGCGAGGACGATATCGCCTCGCTGTCGCGCGTCGCGCTTGCGCGCCGTATCGCCTTCGTCGAGCAGCAGTCGACGACCGATACGCAACTGACCGTGCGCGATGTGGTGCAGCTCGGCCGCACGCCGCATCGCGGGCTGCTCATGCCCTGGGGTGAGCAAGACGATGCCGCCGTCGAGGAGGCCCTGTCGCGGGTGGACATGCGGGAGAGGGCGGGCCAGCTCTGGCAGACGCTGTCGGGGGGCGAGCGCCAGCGCGTGCACATTGCAAGATCGCTGGCGCAGTCGCCGAGCGAACTGCTGCTTGATGAGCCGACCAACCATCTCGATATCCAGCACCAGCTCGACATCCTCTCGCTGATCGCCAGGCTCGGTATCACCTCGGTCGTCGCGCTGCACGATCTCAACCTGGCGGCGATGTTCTGCGACAAGCTGGTGGTACTGCGCAAGGGTGAGGTCGTGGCCTCAGGCACGCCGGAGGACGTGCTGACGGAAGAGCTGATCGGTCGGGTGTTCGGTGTTCGTGCCCATGTGCAGAAATCGGCCGTGCACGGCCGGCATCATATCCAATATCTGATGGACTGA